CCACCTGTACCGCGCGTCGGGCGAAACGCCGCGCGCGGCGAAAGCACTGCTCCAGGCCGCGCGGCTGGCGGCGCCCGAGGAGCGGCCCCCGCTGCTGCTGGAGGCCGCGGGCCTCTGGGAGAAGGCGGGAGAGCACGGCGAGGCGCTGGAGGTGTTCGAGCGCATCGCCACCGAGGCGCCGGACATGCTCGCGCCGTCGGAGCTGGCGGAGCGTTTCGGCCGGCTGGGCGCCTTCGCCCGCGCGCTGGAGGTGGGCTTCGCGCCCGCCATGGCCGCCGGGGAGCTGACGGACGCGCTGGCCATGGCCGCGCAGGCGGGCGACAAGGCGCGCACGCGCGAGGCCCTGTGGGCCCTGGCCGCGATGGCGGACGCGGACCCGGCGCACGCCGCCGCGCTGGCGGACGGCCTGCGCGCCGAGGAGGACGCGGAAGGCCTGCTGGAGCTCGCGGGCCTGTCCGCCGCGCGCGACGCCGCGTTCGCCGTCACGTTGCGAGACGAGGTGCTCCGGACGGCCTCCGCACCGGTGCTGCCGCGCCTGCGCGCGCTGGAAGAGCTGGCGCCCGAGCCTGGCTTCGCGGCCCGGCTCACGCTGTTGCTGCCGAGCCTGGAGCAGCTCCCGGAAGCGCTGGCGGAGGCGGTGCTGGCGCAGGTGCAGGCACAGCCCGCGACGGTGCGCGTGGAAGCGCTCGCCATGGCCGCGGATGGCTGGTCCTCGCGGCGCAAGGCGCTGCTGCGCGAGCGTCACGCATTGGAGCTGGAGCTGGGCCGCTTCGAGGCCTGCGTGCGCACGTTGTCGCAGCTCGTCGAGGCGGAGTCGGACGCGGGCGCGCGCGCCGTCCTGCACCTGGAGCGCGGTGAGCTGCTCCTCAGTCCGCTGGAGCAGCTTCCGGAAGCGCGCGCGGCCTTCGAGCAGGCCCTGGTGGAGGACCCCGCGCAGCTCCACTCGCTGCGGCACCTGCTGTCGTTGGTGGACCTGGTCGACGAGCCCGCCGTCTTCGTGTCGCTGGTGGAGCGCGTGGAGCAGGCGGCCGGCACCGACGCCTCGGACATGTACCGCGAGCGGTTGGCGGACGCCTACGAAGCCCTGGGCATGGTGGGCGACGCCGCTGCGCAGTTGGAGCGCCTGCCGGAGACCGATGACCGCCTGGCCCGCCGTGCGCGGTTGGCGGAGGAGCGGGGCCTCACGGGCGAGGCGCTGCGCCTGCGCGAGCGGCTCACCAACGAGCCCGCGGTGCTGGAGGCCATCCTCCGGGGCTACCTGGACGCGCAGCTCGTGTCCCCGGCGGCCCGGCTCGCCGCGCGCCTCTTCGACGCGGGGGAGCTGTCTTCCGAAGTCACGCGCATGTCGGCCGAGCACCTCTCCGCGGTGCCCGAAGGCGTCGCCCTGGCCGTCCGCATCTGGCCGCACCTGCTCCGTGAGCGGCCGCTGGACGTGGACGGCTGGACGCTCTACGCGGAGGCCTTGAGGGCGCTGAACCGGACCGAGGACTCGCAGCGCGCGGATGGCATTGGCGCGGCGCTGTCGTCCAGCGACGCGGCGGCGCCCCAGTCGTCGGTGTCGGCGCTGCCCTCCCTTCCTTCCGGCTTCGAGCACCCGGTGCCGCCGGGCGCGGTGCCCGTCACGGCGGAGCGCCTGCCCCGGCTCGCCGCCGCGCTGCGGCCCGTCCTGTCCTCCCTGGGCGCGGGCGCGTTGCAGCTCCTGGTGGACCCAGTGGGCGGCGTCGAAGCGTACCTGGCCCGCGGCGATGTGCTGGTGCTGGGCGCCGGCGCGCTGTCCTGCTTCGGCGCCTCCGAGCTGAGCTACCTGTGCGCCCTGGCCGTGGCCCTGGGCGAGGACGGCATCCACCTGGCGCGGCCGGGCCCCGTGAAGGGGTTGGACGCGGCGGCGGTGGTGGCCTTCCGCGCTGTCCCGGCATCCCTGGCGGCGGGGCGCGTCCTGGCGCGGCTCGACGCCGAGGTGCGCGGTGGGGACCCGGCGCAGGTGGATGTAGGCGAGGTGCTTGCCCGGGGGGACACCTTCCGCGCGCTGGCCCTTTGTGTGCTGGACGGCGTGTAGCCGTGTAGCGTTGCCGCGCCATGCACGTGAAGCGTCTTGCTCTCGCCGTCCTCCCCATCGCGGCCGTCGCCGTGGCGATGGCCTGCTATTCCGAGCCGGTGTACCCGGGTGACCAGGTGCTCGGCTCCTTCCGCTTCGAGGCCCGCATCGACCCCGCGCGCACCACGTGCGACGCCTCGGTGCCGGACTTCGCGCAAGTGAACGACGCGGGGGTGTTCCTCTTCGAGGGCACCTTCTCGCGCGACACGGACGCGGGCTCGGGCTTCTTCACCGTGCAGGGGTACTCGCGCGACGCGGGCTACGACGGGCAGGAGGCCACGTCCACGCTGCGGGCCGTCGCGCGCCGCACTTCGTGTGGCACCGGGTGTGAGGACTCGGCCATCGAGGAGACGCTGCGGGTGACGCTCTTCAGCGACAGCCAGGCGCGCTCCCTCAACCGCGACTGCCGCCAGTTCGACGGGGGCATCCCCGACGGCTCGGTGCCGGGGCCCACGGAGAACGGCTACGACGTGTCGCTGGCGTGTGGCTCGCTCACGGACATCTTCCTTCCGGGCACCCGCAACTGCAATTGCCAGCCGTCGACCTGCACGACGGTGTACACCCTCCAGGGAGAGCGGAGGGATTGATGGTGAAGCGCGCGGTGGTGTTGATTTCGGGCGGGCTGGATTCGACGACGTGCCTGGCCATGGCCAAGGCGAAGGGCTTCGAGCCCGTCTGTCTCGCGGTGGCCTACGGCCAGCGGCACGCGGTGGAGCTGGAGCAGGCGAAGAAGGTCTGCGCGGCCATGGGCGTGTCGGACTTCCGGGTGGTGTCCATCGACCTGCGGCAGGTGGGCGGCTCCGCGCTGACGGCGGACATCGAGGTCCCCAAGGACCGGCCCGCGGACGAGATGAGCCACGGCATCCCCGTGACGTACGTGCCCGCGCGCAACGCGCTGTTCCTCTCGCTGGCGTTGGGGCTGGCGGAGGTGGTGGGCAGCACGGACATCTACATCGGCGTCAACGCGGTGGACTACAGCGGCTATCCGGATTGCCGGCCGGAGTTCATCCGCGCCTTCGAGTCCATGGCCAACCTGGCCACCAAGGCGGGCGCGGAGGGCGCGCGCTTCACCGTGCACGCGCCGCTGTCCGGCCTGACGAAGGCGGACATCATCCGCGAGGGCGTGAAGCTGGGCGTGGACTACGGGCTGACGCACTCCTGCTACGACCCGGACGCCCAGGGCCGCGCGTGTGGGCGCTGTGACAGTTGCGTGCTGCGCAAGAAGGGCTTCGAGGACGCCGGCGTGCCGGACCCCACGCGCTACACGGAGTCCGCATGACGCCGCGCGCGCGCTGGGGTGGGGCGGTCGCGCTGATGCTGGCCTCCAGCGCCGCGCTCGCCGAGGACGCCGGGACGCCGAAGGCCGCCTCGCCGCTGGTGGACGCCACCACGGTGGTGGCGGACCTGGTCGTCGACCTGCGCTACGCGACGGAGGACAACTTCCTCAAGCGCAAGGTGTACCCGGACAGCGCGCGGTGCCTGCTGCTGCCCGAGTCCGCGCAGCGGCTGAAGAAGGCCGCGGACGCGCTGCGCGCGAAGGGCTACCGGCTGAAGGTGTACGACTGCTACCGGCCGCGCGCGGTGCAGTGGGAGATGTGGAAGATCATGCCGGTGCCCGGCTACGTGGCCAACCCGCGCACGGGCTCCAACCACAACCGGGGTGGGGCGGTGGACCTCACGCTGACGACGCTGGACGGCCAGGAGGTGGAGATGCCCACCCCCTTCGACACCTTCAGCCCGTCCGCGCACCACGGCTACGCGGGGGGAACCGAGGCCTCCCGCAAGCACCGCGAAATCCTGCGCGAGGCCATGGAAGGCGTGGGCTTCAAGCGCAACCGCATGGAGTGGTGGCACTACGATTTGCCGGACGCGAAGACACGGCCGGTGCTGGACGTGCCGTTTCCTCCCCCATGACATGATGAAACCATGATGAACGGCGGGCCCGCCTGCGGCACGCTGTGAGGACCTCCCAGCAGTGGCCACGGTGCGCGTGGTCCGGGATGGCGCCCACGATGAAGCCCGCCTTCTTCCACGTCCTCTGTGCCCTCTCCCTGCTGGTGGCCGCGCCCGTGCTGGCGTCGGGCGGGCCACCCCAAGGCCTCAGCGCCTTGGGTGTCGTCGTGCGCGCGGGTGCCCGGACGCCCCTCGCGGGAGTGAGCGTCGTCGCCACCTCGCCCGTGCTGGCGGAGCCTCGCACCACGGTGACGAACGCGGAGGGGGCGTATGGGTTCTCGAACCTCGCGGAGGGCGTCTACTCGCTCCGCTTCGAGAAGGAGTCCTTCCAGACCTTCGTTCGAGCGGACCTCACGGTGATGCCCGGCAAGCAGGTCCGCGTGGACGTGGCGCTCTCGCCAGTCACACCCTCCCAGCCGCTCGTCCTGGCGCAGCCCTTGCCTGACGACCGCGAGCGGGCGCCCGCGTGGACGTTGCAGCACCTGCCCGTGCTCGTGCCGGATGGCGCGTGGCAGGCCATCTTCCGCGCCTCGCTGGGCAAGCCGGTCTCCGGCATCGAAACCCGGGGCTTCGGGGTGAACCCCACCATCGACACGGAGGAGTCCCGCGTCTCGGAGTACCCCGTGGCCGCGGACACCAGCACCTACGCGGTGGCGCGCGACTACCTGTCCCGCGACATCCTGCCCGGTGAAGGCGTGGTGCGGACGGAGGCCTTCATCAACAGCTTCGACCTGGGGAGTGAAGGCGAGCCATATGGTCCCTTCCTGCTCCACGTCGAAGGCTTCCCGTCGCCCAGCCGCAAGGGCTACCACGTGGTGCGCGTCACCGTGACGGCCCGCGAGGCCGTTCGCGAGGTGGGCGTCCAACTGGAGTTCAACCGAAAGGCCGTCGCCCGGTACCGGTTGGTGGGCTACGAGTACCTGTCCCCGTCTCCGGAGCCGCTCGGCAGTGGCGAGGAGATGAAGATGTTCCCGTTGGAGGCGGGGCAGTCCATCACCGCCATTCACGAGGTGAAGGTGCAGGGGCCCTCCATCGCGTTCGGGCTGCTCCGGGTTCGCTACGAGCAGGGCACCTCCCGGAGCTGGCGCCGCGTGCAGATGTTGATGCCGTCCAGCACGTTGCGCTCGGAGTACAGCCGCGCCACGGCCTCCACGCGTCTGGCCTACGTGGCCTCCGCGTTCGCGGAGAAGCTGCGGGGCTCCTTCTGGACGCGCACGCTGGACTGGCCCCGCCTGCTGTCCTTGTGGGAGGGCATCGGGGAACCGCTGCGGGGCCGCAAGGACGTGGTGGCGCTGGGCTCGCTCATCCGCAAGGCGCAGGCGCTGGACACCCGCAAGGAGCGCTTCGAGCGGCTCATGCCCTCCGGAAGCTCGGACTTCGACGACGTGCCGTCCCTGGGGAACTGAGCCGCTCCAATGCTCCGCCGGCTCCTGCCTACACTCATCGCGTTGCTGCTGGGCTTCGTCGGGTTGGCCTGGGGCCTGGGCTATCTCCAGCGCATCTTCGCCGCCGAGCGCGACGACGCGCAGAGCTCCCTCGACTCCCGCCGCGAAGCGCTGGAGCAGTACGCCCGTGCCTCGCTGGCCCAGTCGCTGAGGGACCGGTTGGAGTCGGCCCGCGCCGCGTTGGAGACCGCCGCGCAGGATCCGCTCGCTCCGGCCGCGGGCCTCTACCTGCGCGAGCGCGGCACCCAGCTCCTGCCCCGGCTGGCCCTTCACGACACGGCGGACGACACGCCCGCGAAGGAACGTTACGCGGGCCTGCGCGCCGGAACGGAGCGGGCGGACGAGGTGGAAGACCCCTGGGCGGAGCGGCTCGCGTTGATTCGCGAGGTCGACCGGGCGCTGACCCGGGGCGACCGCCGCGCGTCCACCGTGGCGCTCATGGCGCTGCTCCAGCACCGCTCGCAGTACGTCCTCGCCTCCACGCGCGACGTGCCCGGCTTCCTGGTGGTGCTGGAGTCGCTGGCGGAGCGCGGCGACCCCGTGCCGCAGTTGATGCACTCCCTGGTGCGCGACGGGCTGGCGGACGGACGGAGCGGAAGGCTGGATGGGCTCCAGCGCCTGCTGCTGCTGCGCCGCGCGCGCTTCACCCATGCGGACTTCGCCTTCCTGCACGGGCGCATCGTGGCGCTCTCCAAGAAGGTGGGCGTACCGGTGGCTGACTTCGAGGCCCGCGCCGCCGAACTCGCCGCCGAGCCCCTGCCGCTGCCCGAATCCCTTCCGGGGCCCGTGTTGGTGCGCAGCGGGTGGTACCTGGAGCCGCGCGGCGGCCGTCACGTGCGAGGCGTGGCGGTGGACGCGGGCGCGCTGCTCCAATCCCTCACCCAGGAGATGCGGGAGCGCGGGCTGCTCGAATCAGACGGGCAGGTGCGGCTGCTGGCGGACGCGGAGGTGCTGCCCCTGGAGGCGCTGCCGCTGTCCGTGGACACGCCGGAGTGGGCGCGGGCGCAGGGCGCGCTGGAACGGCGCTACCGGTTGAAGACGGGCATGGTGGCGCTGTGCGCGGTGCTGGCGCTGGGCATCGCCGCGCTGGCCTTCGTGGCCCAGCACCGCAAGCTGCGCTTCCTCGAACTCAAGAGCGACTTCGTGGCCACGGTGTCGCACGAGCTGCGCACGCCCCTGGCCTCCATCCGGCTGCTGGCGGAGACGCTGGAGTGGCGTCTGGCGGAGGGCACGGACGCGCGCGACTACCCGTCGCGCATCGTCCGGGAGGCGGACGGGCTGGGCTTCCTGGTGGAGAACCTGCTGTCCTTCAACCGCATCGACAAGGGCCGCTGGGTGCCCAGGCTGGAGCCGGTGCGCCTGGACGAACTGGTGGCCCAGCTTCGCCGCGACCTGGAGTCCTGGTCCAAGGTGCCGGTGGAGTTGGAGGCGGACGTGGGCGAGCGCACCCTGCGCGCGGATGGGCAGCTCCTGCGCCTCTTGCTCTCCAACCTCGCGCGCAACGCCTGTGCCTACAACACGCGCAGCCCGGTGCGCCTGCGGGTGGAGGCCCTGGACGACGGACGGGTGCGCTTCTCCGACAACGGCGTGGGCATTCCCCAGGCGCAGTGGGAGCGCGCCTTCGAGGAGTTCGTGCGCCTCCCCGGGCAGGGCGTCAATGCCCCCGGCAGCGGCCTGGGACTGGCCCTCTGCCGCCGCATCATGCGCGTTCACGGCGGCACCCTTCGGGTGGCCACCTCCAGCCCCGAAGGCACCACCTTCGAGCTTCGTTTCCCCCACACGGTGACGACATGACCTCATCCGTTCCGGCGCTCCTCCTGGTGGAGGACGACGCCAACCTGCGGCTCGCGCTGCGCGACAACCTGGAGAACCAGGGTGGCTACCGGGTGGAGGAAGCCACCTGTGTCCGCGAGGCCCGCGAACACCTGGGCCGCGGTGACTTCCAGCTCATCCTGCTGGACGTGATGCTGCCGGACGGCGACGGCTACACCCTGTGCCGCGCGCTCCGCGAAGAAGGCGTGACGACGCCCGTGCTGATGCTCACCGCGCGCACGCTGGAGGACGACGTGGTGCGCGGCTTCGAGTCCGGCGCGCAGGACTACCTGGGCAAGCCCTACCGGCTGCGCGAGCTGCTGGCGCGGGTGGGCGCGTTGGTTCGCCGCTCGGGCGCGGCGCCCGTGAAGGGCCTGCGCTTCGCGGGCTACCGGTTGGATTTGGACCGCCGCAAGGTGGAGACCCCCGAGGGCACGCCGGTAGAGCTGACACGCAAGGAGTTCGACCTGCTCGCCTTCCTGGTGCGTGAGCGCGAGCGCGTGCTGCGCCGGGATGAAATCCTCGACGCGGTGTGGGGCCGCGACGTCGTCGTGGACCCGCACACGGTGGACAACTTCGTCTCCAGCTTGAAGAAGAAGCTGGGTTGGAACAGCACGTCGCGCTTCGCCATCCAGACGGTGCGCGGCGTCGGCTACCGCATGGAAATCGAAGCGGCCTGACGTCAGCGGAGCGGGTTGCGGCGCAGCCGCTCGGACAAGGCATCCAGCTCCGCCTGCTGGGGCGGCTCGGCGCGCGCGCGGGCCGCGTCGATGAGCGCCGGCGTCTCCGGGGCGTCCACGCGGAGCAGCGCGTTGGACACCGCGCGCCGCACGTCTCCGTCGGTGCCCAGGTACACGCGCACCAGGGCCTCCGCGGCCACGCGGCGGATGGCCCCTTCCTCCGAGCGAGCCTTCACGCCCGGCGTCTTCCAGGCCCACACCGAGCCGGCATCCCCCAGCGCGCGGGCGATGTGCCGCATGCGCTCGCGGTCCGGCCGGGCATCCAGGGCCTCCGCCAGCGCGCGCGTCGCCACCAGCCGCCGGCACAGGCCCAGGGCATCGAGCGCTGCTTCACCGCGAGGTCCCTCCTGTCGCGCGAACGCGATGAGCGCGTTCGCCGCATCGAGGGTCTCCAGCCGCGCCAGCGCCCCCGCCGCCGCGTGCAGGACCAGGGGCGGGGTGTCCCGCGCCTCGAGAAGCTCCATCCACAAGGGCGCCAGTCGCGCATCCCGCAGCGCGCCCGTGGCCTCCACCAGTCCCACCGTGAGCGCCAGTCGCGCGGACTCCCGCATGGGAAGCGATGACTTGTCCTGGGACGGAAACGCGAGCCGCTCCACCATGGGCCACAGTGCCTCGGGGCCGAGCGCCCGCAGCCCCGGCGCCGTCGCGGCCAGGGTGGCCTGCTTCTTCGCATCCATCGCGTCCACCCGCGAGGCGGCGACCGCCAGACGGAGGAACGCCTGGGGATGGGTTCGGCGGGCCCGGGTGATTTGCTCCTGAAGCAGGTGCTTCCACGCCGGGTGCGGCGTGGGGGCTTCGGTGGCCTGTGCGCTCAGCGCGGCCAGCAGCACGGCGGCGCCAAGTCCCAGTGGCAATCCGCGTCTCATCGGCCGCCCTCCCACCACTTCACGTTCGGAACCTGCCGTGCCGCCTGGGTGGCGCAGTGCACGTCGCCTTGCATCAGGTGGAAGGGGTCCCAGGCATCCACCCAATGCACGTGGATGCCGTACGCGCCGAGCGCCTGCTCGAACTGGACCTTGAACAGGTCCTGCCCGTCGATGATGGGGCCATGGGGGTCGGGCGCGACGACCTGCGTGGGCGTCAGCGACAGCAGGTTCAACGTCGCGGGTTGATACGCCGTCACGCCCTCCATGGCGTTCTGGAAGAGGAAGGGGACGCGGACGATGTCCTCCTCGGTGAGGCCCGTCGCCTCCTGGAGGATGGAGAGCTGCGTGTCGATTTCCAGCGCGGCCACGGCGCTCGCGTCCATCAGCTCGGGGTTGTCGAGCACCTCGGCGATGCGCGTCTCGGCGGGAACGGAGTACGCCCAGCTCAACCCCTCGAAGAGCTTCGCGTCCCCATGTCCCCGCGCCTGGGCCTCCTGGAGCATGCGCCGCGCGAGCGCGGGGTCGGCCACCAGCGCAATCCATCCGCGCGACGTGGGCGCGGGCAGGAAGCTGAAGGTCTCGTCCACGTGGTCCACGAACAGCCACGACGTGTCCACGTAGACGGGCGGCTGCATGCCCTGGGCCTCCAACAGCTTCGTGAAGCTGGGGTCGGGCTGGTAGTCGGGCCGGGTGTCGGGGCCTCGGCCACGGAACATCCGGCCCAGGGGATAGCGCACGCCGTCCTTCTCGTAGGGCGGGATGACCTCCGTGTTGCCGAAGGAGTTCAGCGTCTGGGAGGCCAGTGACATGCCCGGCTGGTACTGCTGGACGGCGGCGCGGTCGGGGCCTCGCAGCCAGAAGGCGATGCGGCCCGCGGCCCTGAGCGGCGCGTTCTCCGAGGTGTCGTAGAAGTGAGGACCCCGGTAGTGGACCTGGATGACGTGCTGGCTCCCTCCCGGGGCGGGCATCGACATGTAGGCCGGCTCGAAGTAGTCCTGGGGCCAGAGGTCGTCGACCGCGAACTCCGAGTACACCATCCGCTCACCGGTGCTCGCGAGCACGCCGCCCAGGTCCTGCCGGAACTGCGTGGCCCCGGTGCTGCCCAGGGGCTTGGAGACGAAGACGTTCCACGCGGGCGTGAGGTGATGGAACAACACCACCGGCGCGACCCGCATGCGGACGGTATCGGTGAACACCGGGTCGTGCGGATTGTTGCGGCCAATGGTGAGCACCACGTCCGCGAACCCGTCCCACTCCTCGAGGTCGCGGACGATGTCACGCCCTTCGATGGCCAGCTCCACGCCGCGCCGCACCTCGGCCGTCGTGAGGAACACCGTGTCGGGGAAGGCGCCGGAGACGAACTCGCCCCGGACGCGCTTGAACAGCCGCACCTTGCTGCTCGCGGCGCCCGACACGCTGACGGAGCCCACTGTTCCGGCGGGCGCCTTGCGCCAGGGGACGGTGCGCAGCCGCGCGAGGTCCTCCAGGTCCGCCTCGCCGTTGACCACGTCGTCCGCGGCGTCGTTGCACTGCGCCAGCGCGGTGTCGCTGATGCGGTCGGGGTCCATCGAGAAGGGACAGGCCCGCTCATCGTCATCGATGTTGGCCAGGAAGATGGCGCCGCGCTCGGCGGTCCAGGTGTCCTCGCCCTCGTCTTCCGAAGGGTTGTCGAGTTCGACGATGCCGTTGCGATTCACATCCGCGCGCAGGTCGACCACGGGCCGGAAGGGGCCTTCGAGCGGGTCCTGGGCGCCAGAGCCCGGTCCTGTGTCATCGGCGGTGGGGACACATCCGCTCGCCAACGCGAGGACCAGCGGCAGCGCACGGAGGGGCGGGGGTGGCGACATGAGGGGTCTCTCGGCCAGGGGACGCCATCCTGCAAGTCACGAAGGCGTGGGCCGAAAAGCCGTTGCGCCAGGAAACAGTCCTTTGACTTCGAACCCACCTGCCAGGTCCGCATTCCTGTGGCGTAACCTCTGACGCCCCGCGGTGTTCCCCCTGGTGTCATGCGCCTTCTGTCTGTCGGATTCCTGGCGGTCGTCGTGCTCTCATGTGCGAGCACGCCTCACCCCGCACCTGGAGGCGCGCCAGCTCGGCCCGCCTTTGATGAGGCGCGCGCGGTCCACGTCCTGCGGCGCCTGGCGTTCGGGCCATCGGCGCAGTCGCTGGCGGAGATGCGACGGTTGGGCGTGGAGGGCTGGATGGCGTCACAGCTCGCCCGTCCGGGAGCGCCCTTGCCGCCGGAGCTGGACGCGAAGCTCCAGGCGCTGCCCACGCTGACGATGTCCATGGCGGAGCTGGCGCGGGACTATCCGCCCAAGAAGCAGCGGGAGCAGGCGCTGCTCGACGGACGCGAGCTCCAGCGCCCCGCGCGCATCGGCCTGGAGCAGTCGGCCGCGAAGCTGCTGCGCGCGGTGGAGAGCCCCAACCAGCTCGAAGAGGTGCTGGTGGACTTCTGGTTCAACCACTTCAACGTGTCCGCGGACAAGGGCGCGGTCCGGTGGATGGTGACGTCCTACGAGCGCGACGCCATTCGCCCGAATGTCTTCGGCAACTTCCGGGAGCTGCTCGGGGCCACGGCGCGCCACCCGGCGATGCTCTTCTACCTGGACAACTGGCGCAGCACCCGGGACGGCATGCCCGAGCGCATGTCGCGCGACGCCCTGATGGAGGACGACGAGGCCCCGGAGCCCACCGAACCGAAGCCCGGCCTCAACGAGAACTACGCCCGCGAGCTGCTGGAGCTGCACACGTTGGGCGTGGAGGGTGGCTATACCCAGCAGGACGTGCGCGAGGTGGCGCGGTGCTTCACCGGCTGGAGCATCCGCCAGCCGCGCAAGGCGCCCGCGTTCTTCTTCCGCCGCCGAGCGCATGACGCGGAGGACAAGCAGGTGTTGGGGCAGCGCATCCCGGGGAGCCGGAGCGAGGCGGACGGCGAGCACGTGTTGGACCTGCTCGCGCGGCATCCCTCCACCGCGCGCCACGTGGCGACCCGGCTGGCGCGGCGCTTCGTCTCGGACGCGCCTCCGCCCGAGCTGGTGGAGCGGGTGGCGCAGGTGTTCCTCGCCTCGAAGGGCGATTTGCCCACGGTGTATCGCGCGCTCTTTCAGTCCCCGGAGTTCTTGGCGGAGGCGGCACGTGGCACGAAGGTGAAGACACCCTTCGAGTTCGTGGTGTCGGCGCTGCGCGCCACGGACGCGGAGGTGACGGTGCGGCCCCGCCTGGTCCAATCGCTGGCGAAGATGGGCGAGCCGCTCTTCCGCGCACCGGCGCCCACCGGCTTCCCCGAGGTGTCCGCGCCCTGGGTGAACAGCGGCTCGTTGGTGGCCCGGCTCAACTTCAGCCTGGAGCTCGTCTCCGGACGGATGCCGGGGACGAAGGTGGCGCTCCAGGCCCTGGCGACACCCGCCGCGCCCACGGAGGAGGCCTGGGTGGACGCACTGGGTCATGCGTTGCTGGGCGCGCCCCCCTCACACGAGACGCGCGCCACCATCCTGGACGCACTCTCCCAGCGAGCGGAGGCCGCCAGTGCGGTGGGCGAGCAGCGTCCGGTGGACGTGCCGCTCATCGCGGGGCTGCTGCTCGGGTCCCCGGAGTTTCAGAAGCAGTAGGCATGCGCTTCCTCCGTGGCCTTGCCTCCGCCCGAGGAAGCGTTGAATTCCCTCACACGGATATCGGCGGAATCTCTTTCGCGCTCTTTCGTTCACGTGCGCGATGAGTTGCTCTTTGAAGTGCGAAGTCGAATGGAAGCGCTGGCCTGGTGTGGAAGCAGGCGGCAGGCGGCCCATTGCCCGGTCGTGGGCACTCCTCGTGCTCGTGCTCCTGACGGGCTGCCCGCTCGCGGAGAACTACACCGACGATGCGGGGCCAAGGTACAGCGGGGACCACCGGCCACCGGGCCCCGTCGCGACCGAAGTCCCTTCCTCGGTCACCTTCGTGGCCTTCAACCTCGCCTTCTCCG
This genomic window from Myxococcus hansupus contains:
- a CDS encoding DUF1800 domain-containing protein, with product MRLLSVGFLAVVVLSCASTPHPAPGGAPARPAFDEARAVHVLRRLAFGPSAQSLAEMRRLGVEGWMASQLARPGAPLPPELDAKLQALPTLTMSMAELARDYPPKKQREQALLDGRELQRPARIGLEQSAAKLLRAVESPNQLEEVLVDFWFNHFNVSADKGAVRWMVTSYERDAIRPNVFGNFRELLGATARHPAMLFYLDNWRSTRDGMPERMSRDALMEDDEAPEPTEPKPGLNENYARELLELHTLGVEGGYTQQDVREVARCFTGWSIRQPRKAPAFFFRRRAHDAEDKQVLGQRIPGSRSEADGEHVLDLLARHPSTARHVATRLARRFVSDAPPPELVERVAQVFLASKGDLPTVYRALFQSPEFLAEAARGTKVKTPFEFVVSALRATDAEVTVRPRLVQSLAKMGEPLFRAPAPTGFPEVSAPWVNSGSLVARLNFSLELVSGRMPGTKVALQALATPAAPTEEAWVDALGHALLGAPPSHETRATILDALSQRAEAASAVGEQRPVDVPLIAGLLLGSPEFQKQ